CGGGGGTGCCGGTGGAAGATGCCGATTTCGTTGTTGGGGTTCGGGTTGATTTTGTAGGTCCCTGGTTCGAAATCTTCGAGGTAGTAGCGGTCACTCAAGGCCATCATGTTGACGTCGGCATAGGTCTGATGCTGCCCGCGTTCAAAGAGTTGGTGCCGGTATTTGAGTTCAAACTTCCATCGGTCTTCATTGACAAAGCCCCGGGATTCGTCGGTGCGTTTTTGGGATGGGTTGCGGTCGTTGAGATAGTAATACTTTAACCAGCCAAGGTTTTCATTGTCCTTCAGGCGGGTGTCGTGGAGGTCGAGGCCGGCACCGATGCCACGTTTGCTCATCAGGTCGAGATGCCATTTGGATAGAAGCCATGCATTTTCTTTTTCGCCGGTTTCCTCGTTGACTTCTCCGCCGAGCATAATGCCGTAGCTACTCAGGATATATGCCCCCCAGTTGCTTCTCGCTCCGGGCAGGATATGCAGTCCGAGGTCGGCATCCAGAGGTTGGGAGAGGTAAGGGAACCAGAACACCGGGGTTTCTCCGGCGTAGAGTTTCATATTTTTGAAGATGATTTTGTCGTCAGGGTAAATGGTCGTTTGCTCGGAGCGGATCCAGTAGTTGGGCTCGGCCACATCGTGGGTGGTGATCCCCGCATTTTTTCCGATAAAGGAAATCTTCCCTTGGTTTTCGACCATTTCAAATTGGTCGGACTCCAGGACGATAGGCCCGAGTTTGCTGCCGAGTCCGGTGGTGTCGAGTTTTTTGGATTCGTAATTGTAAGCCGCGTGTTCACCCCGGTGCAGGGTCGGGCCTTGGTAGACCGAGACGTTGCCATCGAGAGTGATGAGTTTGGTTTTGGCATTTAAGAGCACCTTGTCGGCGAAGAGTTGCACGCCGGGGAGAATGCGACCCGTTTCGTCCGTGCTGGATTTTTGAATGACCGAGACGTTCCCGGTGAGTGTCGCGGTTTCCTGTTTGGCATAAATGATGACCTTGCCTGCTTTGAGCTCCAGACCATTGTCTCCATGGACATGCACATTCCCTTCAAACAGGTAGGTTCCCTTTTCGGTGTCAAATTCCAGTTTGCCATCGTTGGTGACCCGGATGCTGTCGGGTAGGCTTGGCATGTCGGGCATACCAGCAAAGTCATCGCCCAGTAGGCTGCCGGCGCCCGTGGGATCTTTGTTTTCATCCGGAGATTTCTCTTTGTTGGGGGCCGGAGGGGTCGCTGGTTCCTGTGCGATGAGCGACAGGGGGAGCAGGTAGAGAAAAAGGCCTAATCGAATTGATTTCATCCGCGCCTACCTTGGCGGGAATCAGGGCCGGGAGTAAAGAGTAAAGCTGGGCGATTTTGCTTTAGAGGGGTCTGGCCGGCGGTGCAGGGCGGGTCGTCGCCGTTTCAGCGCGGGTAACGAGTGCCTCTTTTGCCCGTGCCAACAGCCAGGCTTTGACAACAGGCTTCACCAGAGAAAGGAGCCAGCTGATCAGAACCAGATGCAGTGGTTGTGACGGACGTGGTTGTTTTTTTGATTTTTTACGTCGGCGCAACAGGAGCGCAGCTCCTAATCCGGCCAGAGAGGAGCCGGCAAAAACCGCTTTTGGTTTTTCCGTGAAAATCCGATGAAGAAAACGTTTCGGGGAAAGCTTGGTCTTGAGTTCCTGCTGACCACGGGTGATGGACTGGCGGGATGCTTTAAGACGTAAGACCAGCTCTTGCTTGCGCTGGTTTATTTGTTGTTGCTGAGCCATTGTTTGTCGTTTTCGATTTCCTGACGTGACAGTTCAAAGAGCGGGGATGCTGGCTTTTTCTTTAGTTGGCCAAGGAAGACAAGCGCTCCTACCCCGTGGATGAAGGCAAGTAAAAAAAGGATGGCCGCCCAACCCGGTAGGTGGTCAATTTTACCTTCCATCCAGCGATCCGCCCACGGTGCCAGTGTGCCGGTCAGGGCTGCAAGAACCAAGGCCCAGGTGAACAATCCACAGAGGGCGAGAGCAACACCGTGAATGGCTTTTCGGATGCTGAATTCCGCTGCTTCCTGAGCTTCAATTTTGGCAAGCTCGATGCGGGCAGCAATAAAATCACTGATTTCCTTGGGCAGATTGACCGTCTGCGGTGCCTCGACAGGCG
This genomic window from Oceaniferula marina contains:
- a CDS encoding LPS-assembly protein LptD produces the protein MKSIRLGLFLYLLPLSLIAQEPATPPAPNKEKSPDENKDPTGAGSLLGDDFAGMPDMPSLPDSIRVTNDGKLEFDTEKGTYLFEGNVHVHGDNGLELKAGKVIIYAKQETATLTGNVSVIQKSSTDETGRILPGVQLFADKVLLNAKTKLITLDGNVSVYQGPTLHRGEHAAYNYESKKLDTTGLGSKLGPIVLESDQFEMVENQGKISFIGKNAGITTHDVAEPNYWIRSEQTTIYPDDKIIFKNMKLYAGETPVFWFPYLSQPLDADLGLHILPGARSNWGAYILSSYGIMLGGEVNEETGEKENAWLLSKWHLDLMSKRGIGAGLDLHDTRLKDNENLGWLKYYYLNDRNPSQKRTDESRGFVNEDRWKFELKYRHQLFERGQHQTYADVNMMALSDRYYLEDFEPGTYKINPNPNNEIGIFHRHPRFLAGFYTRFRPNDFYQSDTRLPELFLDQVRAPVFSTPVLHEGQTTLGIYREYLDDDYEDALRDEADGLTPGDPKLDIIDGLLEDKGYTRFHTWQEFSIPFDLDGKVSITPRAGAGVTSYWDVQDDTDSFTRTHFAAAVDASMKFTRVFPDVQSQSWGLDGLLHILQPYASFSQVATNNFDNDFRGIETLAPSTRPPPLEVGRFPATDDLADWSILRLGTRNILLSRRDGDSHRWLALDTYIDVFLNDLEANRSLSNLYNDLVWQPLPWMKLNLETQFPVAHNDANFSELTSSFTFMPNNSTEFQLGYRILDNHPTLQDSHRLSLRSYLRLNDEWGLGTYHRYEFDDNTLEIQQYAVHRDFDSWRTSLGFLVRDNRDNNTEYGLMLNFTLKNFPSVRVPLSIDAE
- a CDS encoding phage holin family protein: MATQTSNQTTQTPSSLGNEASHPGTPVEAPQTVNLPKEISDFIAARIELAKIEAQEAAEFSIRKAIHGVALALCGLFTWALVLAALTGTLAPWADRWMEGKIDHLPGWAAILFLLAFIHGVGALVFLGQLKKKPASPLFELSRQEIENDKQWLSNNK